In Gimesia panareensis, the genomic window CCTGGCCTGCCCAATTACAACGATGGTACAACCTGTCAGATACAGCTGCTGGGCGAAGAAGAATTCCAGGAACTGAAGTGCCTCAAAGTCCAGATCGATCGCTTCCGAAAGGGCAAGCATTTCCTCAGATACATTCTCTGGCTGGCCCGCGAGCGGAATCTGATCCCCGCCCGGGTTGTCATCTATCAGCCGAACAGGTCAAAGACACTGCCCCAAAGTGAAGCCCTGGTTGACGAATGGCAGGAATTGCGTCCCGGTGTCTGGTTTCCCCGGAAATTCCACCAGGACCGCCTGAACTGGATCGCCTACATCAAGCTGCACAAAGAACAGGTCGGCTGGCGTGAAGAATATCTAGAGGTAGTTTCAAAACCCAAAACTACGTGAACAGTTTGGTATAGTATTTGTACGAGTACCTCCCTCGAAAGGAGGTCTCATTATGACCATGACCCGCGTGTCACGACCTGCCACAGGTCGCAACATTACCGGGTCCAGGACGGAACCAAAACCACAACTCTCGGACGAGCAATGGCTTCTGATCAAAGATCTGTTTCCAGAACCACCGGTAAACGCAGCCGGAGGGCGGCCCAGAGTGGCTCCCCGCGAGTGCCTCGAAGGAATCCTTTGGGTATTAAGGACCGGTGCCCGATGGAAAGATTTACCAACATTTTTACCATCTCCCAGCACCTGCTGGCGGCGTTTCAAGGAATGGACCGAAGACGGTGTCTTCCTGGAAGCGTGGCAGCGATTGCTCGAACACTTAGACCGCCGGAAGCTGGTTGTCTGGTCGGAAGCATTCGGGGATGGCACATTCTGCCCCGCAAAAAAAGGGGCGCCGATGTCGGAAAGACAAAACGGGGAAAGGGAACCAAGCTTATGCTGCTGGTCGACGGAAACGGGCTCCCTCTCGCTTTGGATCGTGCCAGTGCCTCTCCGGCAGAGGTGAAGCTGATTGAATCCCTGCTGGACCAGCGAGTTTTGCCACGCGACCCCGATCGCCTGATTTATGATCGTGCGGCCGACAGCGATCCCCTGCGCACAGAGCTGGCGGAACGGCAGATAGAGCTGATCTGTCCGCATCGCAAGAACCGTGTGAAACCAGCGACGCAAGACGGGCGTGCTCTGCGGCGATATCGACGCCGCTGGAAAGTCGAACGCACCATCAGCTGGCTGTTCAACTTTCGTCGTCTGGTAATACGATATGAACGATACAGTCATTTGTTTTTAGGATTCGCACAACTCGCGTGCGTGTTCACCTTACTTAATAAGTTATGAAACCACTTCTAGTCAAATCGGTCGAGCTAGATCCGACACTCCCGGAAAACATCTTTACCCGACTGGACTTTCCGAAAGGGATCGTCGTCGACGGAAATGCGTTGCAGGAATAAGCCCTGGAATTCAGAGGGGAGCATCCACAAAGCCGGTCCGGACATCCATCTCCTGGACAATCCTGTTACCGGAGAGGGACAGTGTGAACCAATAACAGTCCTGAACTGTCATGTCTCCTGTGTTCTCAAAGCGGTGAGAGCCTCCCATCGCCCGATTCAGGAAACGCCAATGACAAGTCGACTCGTCCAGATCATCGCCAAACTCTTCTCGCGGAAGCGGGATATCGTCAACTTTCTGAGTGCCGCCGAGGGTATCGATTTTCGCTTGCGGGATGGATCGGTGGTCCCGGGCTTTCGCTGGTCACAGGTCACGCGCATCGAAACCTGTAAAATTGACCTGATGGTTTACGATGAAGTCGCACTCCGCTTCACGACCGACAAGGGACGTTATGAAATTCTGGAAGGGCATACTGCATTCCAGGAGTGTTTTGCCCATCTGGAACAGCAGTTCGGTCTTTCACCCGAGTGGTATTTCCAGGTGATGGAAAACGCATTTGAAACGAATCACCGGGTTCTATATCAGAAAGAAAGCATCCGCTCGAACTGATTTGTCTGCGAAGTTAGTTCGCGCCGTATCTCTGCAGCGACTGCTGTAATTTGCTCCAGAACGATTTCTGGCTCTCGTATTTGTCAGCGGGGAGTTCGTTTTTCTGTGCTTCCAGGGAATCCAGCTGATTTTTGACGGCGGACGTGTAGGAAAAGTCTGCGTTCGCAAACGGGTTTTTGAACTCCGGGTCGCCCGGTTCATACTGACGCACGAACTGCCCGTTTTCGTCGACTTCGATGTTGGCCGTGAGGAGGGGGAGCATCATCTGCATCTGGGCAGTGGCCAGTTGGCCAAAGTCCATGTCTTTGGTGGCTTCATCCCAGGCGGCGACGACTTCCGCCGGTGTGTTGCTGTTGGGAAAGCGGAGACCATAGGCCGCGCCGGTGCGGGTGAAGCCATCCTGATTCAGATCGACCTGGGCTGCTCCCGGGAGCAGCAGGTTCAGGGCGCCTTCTTCGGAGAGCCCGTCGACATCGATGGGATCGGCCAGCCCCTGCACTTTCTGTACGACCTCCAGCTCTTCGCGGGAGAGTTTTTTCAGGAAGCTCTTGGGATCGACATAGCCCCCTTCGTTGTGTGCGCGGACGATAATGTTGCCGAAGGACTGCTTGAGTTCATCGGGTTTTTCCACCTGGCTGTAACGGCCGGTCCGTTCGCTGTTGAACCAGCTGTCCCAGGAACGCTGCAGGCTTTCGACCGTGGGAGGCTCGGCGTCGGTTGTCTCGGCAGAGACGTACCCCTGCCGCCCGACCTGGTCCAGCATCGCACTGAAAATGTTCTGAACCGCGTGGTCCTGATTTCGCTTGTCCTGTTTCTGCGACAGCAGACTGCTGAGGCCGGAAGCATCGCCGATTTTCAAGGTCATCCCCCATGACTGACTTTAGGAAAGAGTGCTGATAGAGAAAGAGCGCAAGTACACCCTCGTTAAGATATATCGATTATAACGATTAACAAACTTGAAATATTTTTCCGTTCGTGGCGGGTAAACAGGGAGACTGAGGGAGAAAAGCCTGTGTGTTCCGCCTATTTCCGATCAGAAAAACGTGTCATATTCACTGAATTTTTGTATAATCGAATCTCGAAAGCGATTTCAACAGCACCTGAAAGCGGGAGTTTCTCAATGCAAGTGTTACGACAATCTCTGTCGTCTGCCGGTCTGTTAACTGTTCTGCTGGCAGTGATCGTACTGCCGGAATCAGTTCAGGGGGCAGAAGCGAAGTCTGAACCGCAGCAGAATCTGACAAAACTGATTCAGGCGATTCAGGACAACGAACGCCTGTATCAGAATCTCAAACTCAAGCTGACGCGGACGCACACCGATGAGCTGAATCTGTTTCTGGTGCCGGATAAGGAACGGGCGCAGCGGGTCGCTGAGATCTCTCTGACGGTCGAGGGCAAACAGTTTCGCGAACAGATGCGGGAGCAGGGAGAGTTCGTAGTCATCTCAGGCGGACTGGGAGGGGGCATCTCTTCTCCTGAAAAGAAACCGGAACCCAATCGGACCAAAACCGGGACGGAAATCCGGACGGAGGTCAGTAACGGTCACGTCTGCCGGATTTTCAATGAGAGCCTGTTTCCCACAGAGAAAGAGTCGCGGGAAGCCTATGGTCTGATCACAGATCGTATTCCCCAGGTGTCCCACCTGGCACGACCACACATGCTTCTGAATGTCTGGCCGACAGGCATTCCGCTTTCGACCTGCCTGCAGGGACCAGAAGCAGTTCGTACTTTTCTGGGAGAAACCTCTAACAAACGCAGGTACACCAGCCGCACGCAGGTCCTCGACTCCGTGGAATATCGGGGACACCCCTGCACCCGCGTGCGGATGGAGATTCTCGACCAGGACGGACGCGCACGCACGCGACGCGAATTCTGGCTGGCAGAGGATCGGAACCTGATCCCCGTGCAGATCCTGAGTTTTCATAATCGTGATTCCAATTTCCAGCCGACTGCGGAAGGGGTCGTGGAAGACTGGCTGGAGGTTGCGCCTGGTATCTGGTACCCGCAGAAGGCGTCCTTCAAACGCTATAACTCGACACAATTACGTAGAGACGATCAACAGGTCCTCGCCTGGCGGCTGGACTACGATGTGCAATCGGTTGAGTTGAATCCAGAGGTGAACGCTTCGCAGTTTACCCAACTCGATTTTCCGCCGGGAACCAGTGTGAGTGTCTGGGAAAATAGAAAACAGGTCCGCAAGTATGAGCAGGGTGAATAAAGAAAGGCTTGTTCCCCCACCAGTAGTCTGTACCGTACTGATCCGTTGAGAGTTCGCTTTCCGACGAATAATAAACATCATGAAATACGTTCTTCTCTTCGTTCTCCCGGTGTCGATTTTTATCGTCTATCTCTGGCTGTTCCGCAAACGTCATCGAACGGTCGGTTCTCTGCTTGCCCCTAAGCCACTGGAGTCGCTGTTCGATGAAATTGACACGACTCCTGATCAGCCGGTCCCGTTTGGTTATAAAATGTCATGGCTGGCTGTTAAATCGGATGACGCAGAGCGGGTACTGAAATCACTCGATATGGAAAATGTTCAACCTGCTAACTGGCACACAGGCTGTATTGCTGCCTATCACTATCACACTTTTGTGACACCTGTGGTTGATGGCTGGGTCTTTGTACTGGCAGTGGACCTGCCCACTCTTTACACCGCAGCAGACTCCAGTGAATTCACGGCGTTACTCTCTCGGCTTTCAGAAGAATTTGGGGAAGTCCAATATTTCTGTACGCACCGGGTTTCCGAATCTCATTCCTGGGCCCGTTTCATCGAGGGAAAGGAAATCCGGGCCTTTGCCTATGCAGACTCGGAGACCTACGCCAACCGGGGAGACAAAACGTCAGGAGAAATCGAACTCGGCTATCAGTACTTTGATGACACCTCCCCCGAAGCAGAATCTGAGACGTACTGGGAGCGCACAGACCTGTGTTCCCCGGATGAAGAACACGTGATGGAGATCGCCGGCAAATGGAGCATCAATCCGAATTCGTTCGAAGAAAGAGAGTTCCCCGCAGGCGTCGGCTGGATCGGGAATCTGGTGCGGAGTCGTTGATGAGCAGGCATAAGTCAGATGCGAATTTACTGAATCAGTTTGTCGATTGTTTCGGGCGCTTCGACGATCTGCTCGCACCGGATGACGCGCCACAGGAAATGCTTGTGCCCCAGTCAACTGAGACCTGGGACAGTTGGAGTGAATTGGGCCGGTGGCTCCCCTTACGGATGGAAACCGAAGCTTCTGCTTTGGAGCCGCTCTATCAAAAACTGCCGGGACCGCTCCCACAGCTCTACGAACAACTGGTGCTGCACTGGCGGTGGCTGGAGGTGGACCTGGGAAGCCTGGTGTTGCGGGCCAATCCACCGGGTCCAGATCTGGAGGGTCTGGAGGCGACTTTGTTGCGGGATCCGGTGCTGACAGCGACGTTGCTCCCGGCCGGCTATGTGCCCTTTGGTCGTTCTGCAATCGACTATGATCCACTCTGCTTTGATCTCAACGCGATGAATGACGCGCAGGATTGCCCGATCATCCAGTTCGAACATGAAGCGATTCTGTGTCACGCGAAAATCGGTGATCACGAACAACGCTGGCCCTCGTTTCGGGATCTCATCACAGAAGTGGTCGCGCGCGCGGATGTCTGACGCTTCGGAGCACTCTGCATTTTTCGGTTTCCCGGTTGGCATTTGTTCTCTGCCGCTCTATACTCGATTCAATGCACGTCTGTTACGTAAACATATCTGATCGATCTATCCGCGGAGAATTTTATGAAGTGCGCTCTCTATTCCATTCGGCACCGTTCCCGTCTGTCTCTCTTCCTGCCTGCTGTGGTGCTGATCTGTTGTCTGTTTTCCTCTCTTCAGCTAAGGGCAGAAGATAACGAGACGGCAATACGGGAGCCTTTCCGCCTGGACCTGGTGCCGGAAGAGGCCCTGGGGGTGATTGCATTTCGCCCTGCCCAGCTATTGGCGGAACCTGTGATCAAACCGATTCGAGAACTGCTGCTCAAAGACCAGCCCCATAATTTCAGAGAGGGATCCCTGGGATTGATGCCCACCGATGTCAAAGCAGTCACGATGATCTTTTTATTCCAGGAACCGGGGGAGAGCGGTCGCACTCCCTTCAAGAATGTGTTTCTAATTGAGACGATTGAGAAACTGAACCAGGCGCAGATGAAGCAGCTGTTCTCGAAGTCCCCGCTGGTGGAAACAGAATTCCAGGGAAAAACACTGCTGACCAAGGGATCGAACGATGGAGATACACTCGTTTTTCTGGATGAAGATTCGTTTCTCATTTCGGACAGGTCCAGTGGAGTCAAAACAATCATTGACCAGTTGCAGAATCGGGACAATCGGGTCTGGAGCAAACGGCTGGCGCCCGTCGCGACCGCCTCAGTAGCAGGGGGCATTAACATGCAGGCCCTGCGGAGTCGGCTGGGAGAAGCCTTGATCCAACCGCTGACCCAGCGCATACCCGCCTGGCCGATGATCGCTCCTATCTGGCAGAACACGGAAATCGCCACACTCGGCATTACGTTGCAAAAAGGTCTTTCCCTGGAACTGCTCTTCGAGCAGAACAACAACAGCGAACAGCTCAAGCAGTCTCTCGAGGGTCTGCTACTGCTGGGGAAAAATATGATCCGTCAGTTTCAGACCACACGTGAGAAATTGAATCGCCCCCTGCGACCGGAAGAAGTATCCTATCTCAAACGGTTAGAGCAAGTCTTTACGGAGACACAGGTCACCCAGGACAACTCTCGAGTGACGTTTAAGAGCGTATTCAAGCAGGACCTGCTCAGCCAGATGGTGGATCTGACGATTCCCGCAATTCTCCAGGCCCGTGCAGCGGCCCGTCGCTCCGTTTCGAAGAACAACATCAAGCATATCATGCTGGCGCTGCACAATTACCACGATCGATATCACCACTTTCCTCCTGCAGTCGTGATGGGACCGGACGGAAAGACGCCCCACAGCTGGCGGGTGGAACTGCTGCCCTATCTTGATCAGCAGGCGCTGTATGACAAATACCGGATGAATGAGCCCTGGGACAGCGAGCATAATCTTAAGATCGCCGAGACTGTGGTTCCGGTTTTCAGTCATCCGAATTCCGATAAACCAGCAAACAGCTGCTACTTTGCGGTTACAGGCGACGGCACAGCATTTGGAAATAAACAGGGCGTGTCTTTCAAAGATATCACAGACGGCACTTCGAATACGATTGCGATCGTCGAAGCGAAACGGGACATCCCGTGGACCAAACCGGAAGATATTCATTTCGACGGCAAGAAGCTACCGAAGTTCGGCGGATTTTCCGAGAACCCACCCGTCAACGGGCAACCTGCGATCGGCGTTTATTATGTCGGTTCGTGCGATGGTCGAGCCCGAATGATTATGGACAACATTGATGAAGAGCTTCTTAAGACCCTGCTGACCATTGCGGATGGGAAACCGGATCAGTAAATTTCAACGCCTTGAAACAGAATAAAACTGAATGACATTATCCAGACGCAATTCACGCAAGATCGTCGTCGATGACCGGGAATACCGCTGGAGCCCCTCACGGGACTCGGGGTTTATGGTCCTGGTGGTACAGCACAGTCCCGGTAACGGGAAGAAGCTGGAGATTGTGATCTCTGACGATCAGAACGTCATCGTTGAAAACGGCAGTTATTCCATCGAGTATGGCGCGGTGGACCAGTTGCTGATTACGCCGAAACTGGTCGAGACGCTGATCAGGGAGGCGATCAAAGCAGGCTGGAAACCGGAAGAGACCGGCCCCCCGGTACAGCTCAGCTTCCTGGAAGGGCATCTCGAAACGCGTCGGGGGCTGTAGTTTTTTTATACTACCACGAAAGTCACGAACCACACGAAAAAGTTAGTGATCGGTTTTGGTCTCCTGGAATACTGGTCCCTGTCCGACGTTCTCTGACATTCTGCTTGCGTTACAGGTATTGCTTGTGAATCATGGATAGCAGGATTATGATCGTGGATCCTGTGATTTACTCTGATATTCAACACCTGATATGGAATGAGTGCCTGCCATGCTGAAACTGCGCCGATTTGCTCTGCTGTTTGTGACCTCGTTTGTGCTCCTCTCCCTGCTTCCGGAAGTACGGGCGGATGTCCGACTGCCACATATCTTTGGGGACCATATGGTGCTGCAGCGGGGACAGGAGATTCCGGTTTGGGGCTGGGCGGATGCGGGTGAGAAGATCACCGTCAAACTGAAGGATGACAGCGTCGAGACCACCGCCGACGACCAGGGCAAGTGGATGGTGAAGCTGCCCGCCCAGGTGATGGGCGATCCCGTGACACTCACCGTGACGGGCAAGAACACCGTGACTTTCAAAGACGTGCTGCTGGGCGAAGTCTGGCTCTGCTCGGGGCAGTCGAACATGGAATGGCCGGTCTCGCGGAGCAATGATTTTGAAAATGAGCAGGCGGCTGCCAATTATCCGCTGATTCGGCATATCAAGATTCCACGGATTCCCAAAGGGTTTCCGCAGGATGATGTCACGGCTGAGTGGACCGTCTGTTCCCCCGAGACGGTGGGCGGCTATACGGCGGCGGGCTACTTTTTCGGACGCAGACTGCACAAGGAACTGAATGTGCCGATCGGGCTGGTCAATTCTTCCTGGGGCGGAACCCGCATTGAACCGTGGACACCTCCCGTCGGATTTGAAAAGGTGTCTGCGCTGGCAGCGATCTTTAAACAAGTCCAGCTGACCAATCCGGCGACTGGGGAATACAAGTCGGCCCTGGAAGGCTATCTGCAGCGACTGGATGCCTGGACGAAAGAGGCGAAAGTCGCCTTGAATGCAGAGACACCGCTGCAGCCGTCCCCCGCGTATCCTACGGCCATTCAGCCGCTGACGAGTCATACCTCGCCAACCACGCTGTATAACGGCATGATTCATCCGCTGGTCCCTTACGCGATGCGCGGGGCCATCTGGTACCAGGGGGAATCCAACCATGTCGAAGGGATGCTGTATTATGAAAAAATGAAGGCACTGATCGGCGGCTGGCGGGATGTCTGGAAGCAGGGCGAATTTCCCTTCCTGTACGTGCAGATCGCCCCTTATCATTATGGCAACGAATCGCCGACCATCCTGCCGCTGTTGTGGGAGGCCCAGAACAAGGCACTGGACATTCCCGGTACCGGTCAGGTCGTGATTCACGATATCGGTAATTTGAAGGACATTCACCCCAAAAACAAACAGGATGTCGGCGCGCGGCTGGCGCTGATCGCGCTGGCACAGACTTATGGTCAGAAAGACCTCGTCTATTCAGGACCGGTCTTTAAATCGCTCAAGCAGGAAGGCAACAAGCTGCGGGTCACCTTCGACCATGTGGGCAGCGGACTGGTCTCCCGTGACGGGAAGCCGTTGAGCTGGTTCGAAATCATCGGCAAAGAGACTGACTTCGTGCCCGCAGATGCAGTGATCGAGGGGGACTCGGTCGTACTCTCCTCCCCCAAGGTCAAAGAGGCGGCTGCCATGCGGTTTGGCTGGCACAAACTGGCCGAACCGAACCTGGCCAATAAAGAAGGCCTGCCCGCCGCTCCGTTCCGTGCCGGCGAAGTTCCGAAACGGGACTGGCTCTCGCTGAAGGTGGACGAAGCCAAAGATTATCAACTGATCTACGACCTCGATCTGAAGAACCTGGGTCGCGACATCAAATACACGCAGGATGCAAGCGGGAGCTTTACACAACCGTTCAACCGGATTGCTTATTTCCTGGAGCTGCAGAAAGTCGGCGAAGAGACAAAGTATGTCTATGTCTCGATGGACGCGTTTACCGACAATCTCAAGATGATCGGCGTGCCGACGCTGGAGAGCAAAGCGTTTTTCCAGACGAAGGTCGCGAATCTGAATGTAGTTTCGAATTTCGCCGGCATCGCGACAGGGACGGGACTGACAGGAGGGAACATCGAGTTCTGGCCTGGCAATTACGGCCCCACGAATTCGGCCAATATCCCGAACGCGAGTGCCAGCCTGTGGGACTTCGGCGATGAACCCTCTGAGCCCGCAGCCGGCTACGGCTGCATGCAGGTGCATAACTATGAGGCGAAACAGACGATCTTCGCCATCAACCAGTGGAACAGCGGTCCCAACGCAGACCTGGGCATTGGCAACAGCACCGGTCGCACTCGCGACTGGACGTTCATGTCGAATGCGTCACAGTACGATGTGAAGCGGTTGCGGGTGCTGGTGCGGCCGGAGTAGACGGGCTGTTGACGAGTTTGTTTTTTGCTACCACGAAAAGCACGAACGGCACGAAATTCTTTTCTTGCGTAGGGGCTGGCCTGTGTGCCTGCCCGCCTGTTGGGTTGCGGATTGCTATTTACCGGGGATGGATCCTGTTAAATGATTCCAGACTCCGTCAGATAACACCTCGATCCGCGGTCGACCACACAGGGTCGCCCCGACCGCGGATTTGGATTGATCGACGAAGCAATACTTGTGTGAGCAGTGCCTGGTTTTCAGCTGTGTGTGGCTGGTGCCGATGTTTATAATTCGCGGGTCTAATTTCTCTCATCGTTTTGTTGAGACGAATTGATCAAATCGCGGGAGCTGCGACCTCCTGCTCGCTGCGCTCGGTGTGGATTGCATCCGGGCTTACCCGTGGTTGTGTCGTGAGATGCATTGCTGACAGCACAGTTGGGCAAGCCAACTGTGCCACCCGTCGAATTACATTCGGGTGTACCCTTAGATTTTGATTGATCTCCTTTTCTCTGTTATGCGGGATGGGGTGTCAAATCGTGTTATTTTTAGCGTTATGCGGTTTTTTAGCGGGTTATATGCGGTAATAAGCGGTAAAAGTTGACCAGAAACGGAGTGCATCAATGAGCAGTTGTTTTTCAAATCGTGCTGAAACCAGAGGGTTTTATAGTGTGTCTGTGTCATTAGTTCTGAATGTTCCCGTCAAAAAAGTCGTTGCTCGCGCGCGACGCATAACCAGGCATTCTGGTCAGGTGCAGGGCTGTGTCCAGTCCAGTTTATTCAGTAGTGGGGAGGATATGTTGAGGTGGGATTTATTTAGACCAGCAGCACTGTTGGGCAAGCCAACAGTAGCACCCCCAGTGGTGGGGATAAGAGTCAATTAGAGGTGGGAAATGTTTACGTCTGCAGCACTGTCGGGCAAGCCGACAGTGGCACGCGTACCGTTTAGATGAGGGGGGGGATTTATTTTTTTCAGAAAAAAGGGAGCCCCAGTTGCGGAAGGTGGGGATGTTCAGAGCCGCCGGTTTGGTATAAAATGAGAACCGGTGCCTCGCTTTCAGTAACTTTTTTCCTGGTGACCGACTGTGCTGCTACGCCTGTTTCTGTTATTCACGCTGATCCCCCTGGCCGAGCTCTGGCTGCTGCTCTGGTTCAGTTCGCTGACCAGTCCTGCGGTCACGTTCGGTCTGGTGGTGGTGACGGGGATTCTGGGCGCGACCCTCGCGCGGAAACAGGGAGCGCAGGCCTGGAAGAAGATTCAGACGAACCTCGTGCAGGGACAACAGCCTACCGGCGTCGTGCTGGACGGCGTGATGATTCTGATCGCGGGAGCGTTTCTGATCACCCCTGGCATCATGACAGACATGCTCGGATTCGCATTACTCATTCCCCGCGTCCGCGATCTGCTAAAGGTCCATCTCGGGGAATGGATCCGGAAACGAGCCCTGATGCAAGTTCAGAGCCAGACGAGCTTTCATTCGAGCCACGCCGGCTTCCAGGACTTTGGCGGCTCTCACACCACGGTCAAAGAAGAAGATATCATCGATGTCGAGTTCGTTCGTAAAGAATCTTCAGAAACAGATTGAACCGGGTTTACAATTGCATCGGGTGTGCCGACTCCTATAATCAGAATGAGGTAGGAAACAAGGCCTGCACGTTAACTTCCTTAAGTTTTTACCCTCTGATGCAGCGGCGTTTTGTCGCTCGATCTACTCCCAACGTACCTTCCCGATTTTTCATTGTCGATTCAGGAATCTGTAATGTCTGCGTCCCACTTACGATGTCTGTTTTCCGCTGTCTGTCTGCTGGCGCTGGTTTTGTCTGCGTCCACACGTGCTGTTGCTGACGAACCTTACTGGAACCAGTTCCGGGGACCGCACGCAGACGGCACTTCAGAGGCAACTGGCCTCCCCACGACCTGGAGCGAAAAAGAGAACATCGTCTGGAAGACCGCGATTCACGGTCGGGCCTGGTCGTCGCCGGTGGTCTGGAAAGATCAGGTGTGGGTGACCACTTCAACCAAAGACGGCAAAGAACTGGGTGTGGTCTGCGTCGATTTCAACACGGGGAAGATTCTGATCGACAAGAAAATCTTCGACGTGGAAAAGCCGCAGTATATTGATCCGAGTAACTCGCATGCTTCGAGCACCCCGATCATCGAAGACGGCCGGATCTATGTGCACTATGGTGCTTACGGAACCGCCTGCCTGGATACCAGAAACGGAGCTATCCTCTGGGAACGTCGCGATTATCCCTGCAACCACTGGCGCGGCGCGGGATCGTCGCCGATCATCTACCAGAATCTGCTGATCCTGCAGTACGACGGTTACGATTACCAGTACATCGTCGCGCTGGATAAAGCGACCGGTAAAGAGGTCTGGAAGAAAGACCGCGACATTGATTACGGCACCAAGAACGGCGACTTTAAAAAAGCGTTCGCCACGCCGCGAATTATTGAATACGATGGTCGCGTGCAGCTGATCAGCCCGGCGGCCAAAGCGACGCTGTCTTACAATCCATTGACGGGAGAAGAGTACTGGAAATTTTATTATCCCCAGCACTCCGCTGCGAACCGTCCCCTGTTTGACGGCGAGAAAATCTACGTCGGCACCGGTTTCGGAAAAGCGCACCTGTATGCAGTCAATCCGGGTGGCAAGGGAGACGTCACCAAGTCGCACGTGAAATGGATCGAGCAGAAAGGGATTCCTTCCAAGCCGTCCCAGCTGCTGGTAGACGGCCTGATTTTCATGATCGACGACAAGGGGATCGCTTCGTGCCTGGAAGCAGAATCCGGCAAACTGGTCTGGAAAGAGCGGATGGACCGCAGTTCGTTTTCCGCATCGCCCATTTATGCAGACGGCAAGATCTACGCCCCGGATCGCGAAGGGGTGACGCGGGTGTTTGTTCCCGGCCGGGAATACAAGGAACTGGCGTCGAACAAGCTGGACGAAGGCTGTGTGGCTTCACTGGCGGTG contains:
- a CDS encoding DUF1559 domain-containing protein, yielding MKCALYSIRHRSRLSLFLPAVVLICCLFSSLQLRAEDNETAIREPFRLDLVPEEALGVIAFRPAQLLAEPVIKPIRELLLKDQPHNFREGSLGLMPTDVKAVTMIFLFQEPGESGRTPFKNVFLIETIEKLNQAQMKQLFSKSPLVETEFQGKTLLTKGSNDGDTLVFLDEDSFLISDRSSGVKTIIDQLQNRDNRVWSKRLAPVATASVAGGINMQALRSRLGEALIQPLTQRIPAWPMIAPIWQNTEIATLGITLQKGLSLELLFEQNNNSEQLKQSLEGLLLLGKNMIRQFQTTREKLNRPLRPEEVSYLKRLEQVFTETQVTQDNSRVTFKSVFKQDLLSQMVDLTIPAILQARAAARRSVSKNNIKHIMLALHNYHDRYHHFPPAVVMGPDGKTPHSWRVELLPYLDQQALYDKYRMNEPWDSEHNLKIAETVVPVFSHPNSDKPANSCYFAVTGDGTAFGNKQGVSFKDITDGTSNTIAIVEAKRDIPWTKPEDIHFDGKKLPKFGGFSENPPVNGQPAIGVYYVGSCDGRARMIMDNIDEELLKTLLTIADGKPDQ
- a CDS encoding outer membrane protein assembly factor BamB family protein, whose translation is MSASHLRCLFSAVCLLALVLSASTRAVADEPYWNQFRGPHADGTSEATGLPTTWSEKENIVWKTAIHGRAWSSPVVWKDQVWVTTSTKDGKELGVVCVDFNTGKILIDKKIFDVEKPQYIDPSNSHASSTPIIEDGRIYVHYGAYGTACLDTRNGAILWERRDYPCNHWRGAGSSPIIYQNLLILQYDGYDYQYIVALDKATGKEVWKKDRDIDYGTKNGDFKKAFATPRIIEYDGRVQLISPAAKATLSYNPLTGEEYWKFYYPQHSAANRPLFDGEKIYVGTGFGKAHLYAVNPGGKGDVTKSHVKWIEQKGIPSKPSQLLVDGLIFMIDDKGIASCLEAESGKLVWKERMDRSSFSASPIYADGKIYAPDREGVTRVFVPGREYKELASNKLDEGCVASLAVAGKSLILRTEHFLYRIEDSSAGK
- a CDS encoding FxsA family protein, which produces MLLRLFLLFTLIPLAELWLLLWFSSLTSPAVTFGLVVVTGILGATLARKQGAQAWKKIQTNLVQGQQPTGVVLDGVMILIAGAFLITPGIMTDMLGFALLIPRVRDLLKVHLGEWIRKRALMQVQSQTSFHSSHAGFQDFGGSHTTVKEEDIIDVEFVRKESSETD
- a CDS encoding IS5 family transposase (programmed frameshift), whose amino-acid sequence is MTRVSRPATGRNITGSRTEPKPQLSDEQWLLIKDLFPEPPVNAAGGRPRVAPRECLEGILWVLRTGARWKDLPTFLPSPSTCWRRFKEWTEDGVFLEAWQRLLEHLDRRKLVVWSEAFGDGTFCPAKKGAPDVGKTKRGKGTKLMLLVDGNGLPLALDRASASPAEVKLIESLLDQRVLPRDPDRLIYDRAADSDPLRTELAERQIELICPHRKNRVKPATQDGRALRRYRRRWKVERTISWLFNFRRLVIRYERYSHLFLGFAQLACVFTLLNKL
- a CDS encoding sialate O-acetylesterase; translation: MLKLRRFALLFVTSFVLLSLLPEVRADVRLPHIFGDHMVLQRGQEIPVWGWADAGEKITVKLKDDSVETTADDQGKWMVKLPAQVMGDPVTLTVTGKNTVTFKDVLLGEVWLCSGQSNMEWPVSRSNDFENEQAAANYPLIRHIKIPRIPKGFPQDDVTAEWTVCSPETVGGYTAAGYFFGRRLHKELNVPIGLVNSSWGGTRIEPWTPPVGFEKVSALAAIFKQVQLTNPATGEYKSALEGYLQRLDAWTKEAKVALNAETPLQPSPAYPTAIQPLTSHTSPTTLYNGMIHPLVPYAMRGAIWYQGESNHVEGMLYYEKMKALIGGWRDVWKQGEFPFLYVQIAPYHYGNESPTILPLLWEAQNKALDIPGTGQVVIHDIGNLKDIHPKNKQDVGARLALIALAQTYGQKDLVYSGPVFKSLKQEGNKLRVTFDHVGSGLVSRDGKPLSWFEIIGKETDFVPADAVIEGDSVVLSSPKVKEAAAMRFGWHKLAEPNLANKEGLPAAPFRAGEVPKRDWLSLKVDEAKDYQLIYDLDLKNLGRDIKYTQDASGSFTQPFNRIAYFLELQKVGEETKYVYVSMDAFTDNLKMIGVPTLESKAFFQTKVANLNVVSNFAGIATGTGLTGGNIEFWPGNYGPTNSANIPNASASLWDFGDEPSEPAAGYGCMQVHNYEAKQTIFAINQWNSGPNADLGIGNSTGRTRDWTFMSNASQYDVKRLRVLVRPE